The Triticum aestivum cultivar Chinese Spring chromosome 7B, IWGSC CS RefSeq v2.1, whole genome shotgun sequence genome window below encodes:
- the LOC123162969 gene encoding myricetin 3-O-rhamnoside 1,2-glucosyltransferase UGT709G2-like, with amino-acid sequence MMDTAAHVLVFPWPRQGHINPILHFATTLVDAGVQVSFLHTERNLRRLAQAPLPGLRLLSIPDGLPDDQPCSFLDLMESMCTTGSAAYRALLLSLLSAVDAPVTCVVADGTMPFAFDIAEELGIPALAFAPYSACSYLALLSMPKLLELGDTAFPADDPVRGVPGMEGFLRRRDLPRGLSCAEKGDGDPLVLKLAEVTARSCKARALIINTAASMEGAALAHIASCTCEVFAVGPLHARSRIAASASLWREDDGCMAWLDGHEDRSVVYVSLGSLAVITHEQFTEFLTGLAATGYAFLWVLRPGMVQMTSSALLGETVEAVGGGRGRVVEWAPQRDVLRHRAVGCFLTHAGWNSTLECAVEGVPMVCWPFFADQQTNSRFVDAVWRTGLDMKDVCDRGVVERTVREVMISDEIKEAAQAMAQQLRLDVAEVGSSSFEFERLVRFIRELNISSSISDEAQKE; translated from the coding sequence ATGATGGATACCGCGGCGCACGTTCTCGTGTTCCCTTGGCCACGGCAGGGGCACATCAACCCCATTCTCCATTTCGCCACCACCCTCGTCGACGCCGGCGTCCAAGTCAGCTTCCTCCACACCGAGCGCAACCTCCGCCGTCTTGCCCAGGCGCCTCTGCCCGGCCTCCGCTTGCTTTCTATTCCCGACGGCCTCCCCGACGACCAACCCTGCAGCTTCTTGGATCTCATGGAGTCCATGTGCACGACCGGCAGCGCCGCGTACCGTGCCCTGCTCTTGTCGCTTCTCTCTGCCGTTGATGCGCCGGTGACATGCGTTGTCGCCGATGGCACCATGCCGTTCGCCTTCGACATCGCCGAGGAGCTCGGCATCCCGGCGCTCGCCTTCGCCCCGTACAGCGCGTGCAGCTACCTGGCGCTCCTGTCCATGCCCAAGCTCCTCGAGCTCGGCGACACCGCCTTCCCTGCGGACGACCCGGTGCGTGGCGTTCCGGGGATGGAGGGCTTCCTCCGTCGACGTGACCTTCCTCGTGGTCTCTCCTGCGCTGAAAAAGGCGACGGAGACCCCTTGGTGCTAAAGCTTGCCGAGGTCACCGCTCGTAGCTGCAAGGCACGTGCGCTCATAATCAACACCGCTGCGTCCATGGAGGGGGCAGCACTCGCTCACATCGCGTCGTGCACATGCGAGGTCTTCGCCGTTGGCCCACTGCACGCCAGGTCGAGGATCGCCGCAAGCGCGAGCCTGTGGCGGGAGGACGACGGATGCATGGCGTGGCTGGACGGCCACGAGGACCGATCCGTCGTGTACGTGAGCCTGGGGAGCCTCGCCGTGATCACGCATGAGCAGTTCACTGAATTCCTCACCGGCCTGGCAGCCACCGGGTACGCCTTCCTCTGGGTGCTCCGGCCGGGCATGGTCCAGATGACCAGCTCCGCGCTCCTCGGAGAAACCGTCGAGGCAGTGGGAGGCGGCAGGGGGCGCGTCGTCGAGTGGGCTCCTCAGCGGGACGTGTTGCGTCATCGGGCGGTGGGTTGCTTCCTGACACACGCCGGATGGAACTCGACGCTGGAGTGCGCCGTCGAGGGCGTGCCGATGGTGTGCTGGCCCTTCTTCGCCGACCAGCAGACCAACAGCCGCTTCGTGGACGCCGTGTGGAGGACGGGGCTGGATATGAAGGACGTCTGCGACAGAGGCGTCGTGGAGAGGACGGTGAGGGAGGTCATGATTTCCGACGAGATCAAGGAGGCGGCCCAAGCCATGGCGCAACAGTTGAGGCTGGATGTCGCGGAGGTGGGGTCGTCGTCGTTCGAGTTCGAGCGGCTCGTCCGCTTCATCAGGGAGCTCAACATCAGTTCCTCGATCTCTGATGAAGCCCAGAAAGAATGA